The following coding sequences are from one Cystobacter fuscus DSM 2262 window:
- a CDS encoding NADPH-dependent F420 reductase: MRIGIIGSGKVGRALGAWMTRVGYEVAFTSRTQAHALEAARDAGPGATALEPRALVEACDLLLLTLPFTQIVPTLEPLRETLAGKILVDVTNPLTDNHRALSMGHTTSGAEEISRRFPEASVVKAFNAVFAEVYAAQRSRLEGRPVTMFYAGDEDAAKQRVREILVRLGFDAVDAGPLMNSRYLEPLSLLNIHLGRVLGWGANIGFSLLREPQ; this comes from the coding sequence ATGCGGATTGGAATCATCGGCAGTGGGAAGGTGGGGCGGGCGCTGGGGGCCTGGATGACCCGGGTGGGCTACGAGGTGGCCTTCACCTCGCGCACCCAGGCGCATGCGCTCGAGGCGGCGCGCGACGCGGGCCCCGGCGCCACGGCCCTGGAGCCGCGCGCGCTGGTGGAGGCGTGCGACCTCCTGCTGCTGACGCTGCCCTTCACGCAGATCGTCCCCACGCTCGAGCCGCTGCGCGAGACGCTCGCGGGGAAGATCCTCGTCGACGTCACCAACCCGCTCACCGACAACCACCGGGCGCTGAGCATGGGGCACACGACGTCCGGCGCCGAGGAGATCTCCCGGCGCTTTCCGGAGGCGAGTGTGGTGAAGGCCTTCAACGCCGTCTTCGCGGAGGTGTACGCCGCCCAGCGCTCCCGGCTCGAGGGCCGGCCCGTCACGATGTTCTACGCGGGCGACGAGGACGCGGCGAAGCAGCGGGTGCGGGAGATCCTCGTGCGGCTGGGGTTCGACGCGGTGGACGCCGGACCCCTGATGAACTCGCGCTACCTCGAGCCCCTGTCGCTGCTCAACATCCACCTGGGGCGCGTGCTCGGCTGGGGCGCGAACATCGGCTTCTCGCTGCTGCGCGAGCCTCAATAG
- a CDS encoding TetR family transcriptional regulator has product MARPSNTEERRRQIVQGLLRVMAERGYERASIAEIAKAAELSPGLVHYHFTQKQEVLLALVEQLAERGRERVKARLARTKGGPRARVEAFIEALLATGDEAEPEAVAAWVTISAEALRQPEVRAAYDKVVRADLAHLEELVGEGLGRERARAVAAGLFAAIQGYFVLSTAAPGLIPPGSAAGTVKRMAAGLLDTDGPEARR; this is encoded by the coding sequence ATGGCCCGCCCATCGAACACGGAGGAGCGTCGGAGGCAGATCGTCCAGGGGCTGCTGCGGGTGATGGCCGAGCGCGGCTACGAGCGCGCGTCCATCGCGGAGATCGCGAAGGCGGCGGAGCTGAGCCCGGGCCTGGTGCACTACCACTTCACCCAGAAGCAGGAGGTGCTCCTGGCGTTGGTGGAGCAGCTCGCGGAGCGGGGGCGGGAGCGGGTGAAGGCGCGGCTGGCGCGGACGAAGGGAGGGCCGCGGGCGCGGGTGGAGGCCTTCATCGAGGCCTTGCTCGCCACGGGAGACGAAGCGGAGCCGGAGGCGGTGGCGGCCTGGGTGACCATCAGCGCGGAGGCGCTGCGCCAGCCCGAGGTGCGCGCGGCCTACGACAAGGTGGTGCGCGCGGACCTGGCGCACCTGGAGGAGCTGGTCGGTGAGGGGCTGGGCCGGGAGCGGGCGCGGGCGGTGGCGGCGGGGCTCTTCGCGGCGATCCAGGGCTACTTCGTGCTCTCGACGGCCGCTCCGGGGCTGATTCCCCCGGGCTCGGCCGCGGGCACGGTGAAGCGCATGGCCGCGGGGCTGCTCGACACGGACGGCCCGGAGGCGCGGCGATGA
- a CDS encoding 2-hydroxyacid dehydrogenase, whose product MKRPNPPRVFVTRQLPGEALARLAVHTSPRVWPEPLPPPPDVLQAEAREAEGLITLLTDRVDEALLTQAPHLRVVSNVAVGHDNIDVGACSARRIAVGNTPGVLTETTADFAFALLLGLARRVAEADAYVRAGQWRTWEPGLLLGPDVHGATLGIVGLGAIGAAVARRARGFGMRLLYVNRQARPELEAELGLTRVDKATLLAQSDVVSLHVPLSPETRHWLGRAELAAMKPGALLVNTARGPVVDQSALVDALQSGHLGGAALDVTDPEPLPLDSPLLHLPRVLLAPHIASASHATRGRMASMAVDNLLAAMEGRPPPNCVNPEIYRP is encoded by the coding sequence ATGAAACGCCCCAACCCCCCTCGCGTCTTCGTCACCCGGCAATTGCCAGGAGAGGCGCTCGCCCGACTGGCCGTGCATACCTCACCCCGCGTCTGGCCGGAACCCCTTCCCCCTCCGCCAGACGTCCTCCAGGCGGAAGCCCGGGAGGCCGAGGGGCTCATCACCCTCTTGACCGACCGGGTAGACGAGGCCCTGCTCACCCAGGCCCCCCACCTGAGGGTGGTCAGCAACGTGGCGGTGGGCCACGACAACATCGACGTGGGCGCCTGTAGCGCCCGGCGCATCGCGGTGGGCAACACCCCCGGGGTGCTCACCGAGACGACGGCGGACTTCGCCTTCGCCCTGCTCCTGGGGCTGGCGCGGCGGGTGGCGGAGGCGGATGCCTACGTGCGTGCGGGCCAGTGGCGCACCTGGGAGCCCGGCCTGCTGCTGGGCCCGGACGTCCACGGGGCCACGCTGGGCATCGTGGGCCTGGGCGCCATTGGCGCGGCGGTGGCCCGGCGCGCCCGGGGCTTCGGCATGCGGCTGCTGTACGTCAACCGCCAGGCCCGGCCGGAGCTGGAGGCGGAGCTGGGCCTCACGCGCGTGGACAAGGCCACGCTGCTGGCCCAATCGGATGTCGTCTCGCTGCACGTGCCCCTCTCCCCCGAGACCCGCCACTGGCTGGGACGGGCGGAGCTGGCCGCCATGAAACCCGGCGCCCTGCTGGTGAACACCGCCCGGGGGCCCGTGGTGGACCAATCCGCGCTCGTGGACGCGCTCCAGAGCGGGCACCTGGGTGGCGCCGCCCTGGACGTGACGGACCCCGAGCCCCTGCCACTCGACAGCCCCCTCTTGCACCTGCCCCGGGTGCTGCTCGCCCCCCACATCGCCAGCGCCAGCCACGCCACCCGTGGCCGCATGGCCTCCATGGCGGTGGACAACCTGCTCGCCGCGATGGAGGGTCGCCCGCCGCCGAATTGTGTCAACCCGGAGATCTACCGCCCATGA
- a CDS encoding DEAD/DEAH box helicase — MPSIADTREAPPALDGQWLRTLKAEVPPLTFKKGREVAESRRVFGLNRDGGRIRAQVASSDAPEVRYEVTLDVGDGKPISKCTCEAWNVQGPHCEHVVAAALIFAARLRASMIAAAASASANAAAPAAAAAASAPAAEPSRDEDEAPADSEEPVPMEEGQPGDAVSLPALAKVESWLGLSSQPDYEFLYRLTPTNAGPGGRHWLIDVRRQDAQMKGPVHIKRMLQAGMRIAPPDERVFILLAKHEQRYDSRIVLSDEDLCELFEFLRQRRVIYRGTALIFSNEPVRPQIHLESRQDGATARIELLMPDGTSLSLKDAILLAGMRTYIISGQNLLPVEPDLPPRLVRKWLLEPTMAFPVGQLDRVLTFFAAHLPRFQMALKADDIDVDESVEPRFLLTLEGTSERVKVQLAARYGQTTVAVSPTASHLGYASGVGSEGRKLYRRREEEERAAGKRLQDLGLRYDPHTHAYDASGDGAIEFWARGLASLPSSWERFGVQAPKVRLRPKLRPRIRVGMSGVSWFELDAEFITDDQAVDLGAVRMWLDSGRRFVPLKDGTYAEADLAELKRAADLLEEAGALPGRTRTRLPLHQAVALDLLAELGDYTEVETKARKAMTELRDTNGVPKVALPDGLNATLRHYQESGLSWLWFLHRHGLSGILADDMGLGKTIQSLSLLRKVANEEGRKPSLVVAPTSVLANWEREAERFTPGLKVVVWHGQDRKERVEDLKAADLVLTSYALVRRDLEALSQVGFRYIILDEAQNIKNADSATAQACKSLPSDTRLALTGTPLENRLSELWSLFDFLMPGFLGSAEGFSDRFEQPIQVANDTSVRDRLRRRIQPFILRRLKTEVAKDLPPKTESVAWCEMEPGQAALYREVLEESRRKVSESIEKMGFKRSRVSILAALMRLRQVCCDPRLLKMPPGTLLPSSAKLERFGQLVDDLVAEGHRALVFSQFTEMLELLKGEADRRGLGYLYLDGRTKDRMGKVDEFNRPDGPPLFFISLKAGGTGLNLTAADYVIHYDPWWNPAVEDQATDRTHRIGQTRAVISYKLITRGTVEEKILSLQKRKKELAAGVLGADGDFGKMLTEQDLVDLFHQE, encoded by the coding sequence GTGCCTTCCATCGCCGACACACGAGAAGCACCGCCCGCTCTTGATGGCCAGTGGCTCCGGACCCTCAAGGCGGAGGTTCCGCCCCTCACCTTCAAGAAGGGCCGCGAGGTCGCGGAATCCCGCCGCGTCTTCGGACTCAACCGGGATGGCGGACGCATCCGGGCCCAGGTGGCCAGCTCCGACGCGCCCGAGGTGCGCTACGAGGTCACCCTCGACGTGGGCGATGGCAAGCCCATCTCCAAGTGCACTTGCGAGGCCTGGAACGTCCAGGGGCCCCACTGCGAGCACGTGGTGGCCGCCGCCCTCATCTTCGCCGCCCGGCTGCGCGCCTCGATGATCGCCGCCGCGGCCAGCGCGTCGGCCAACGCCGCGGCCCCGGCGGCCGCTGCTGCCGCGTCGGCCCCGGCCGCCGAGCCCTCCCGGGACGAGGACGAGGCCCCGGCCGACTCGGAGGAGCCCGTGCCCATGGAGGAAGGGCAGCCGGGGGACGCGGTGAGCCTGCCCGCGCTCGCGAAGGTGGAGAGCTGGCTGGGCCTGTCCTCCCAGCCGGACTACGAGTTCCTCTACCGGCTCACGCCCACCAACGCGGGTCCCGGCGGGCGTCACTGGCTCATCGACGTGCGCCGCCAGGACGCGCAGATGAAGGGGCCGGTGCATATCAAGCGGATGCTCCAGGCCGGCATGCGCATCGCGCCCCCCGACGAGCGCGTCTTCATCCTGCTGGCCAAGCACGAGCAGCGCTACGACTCGCGCATCGTGCTGTCCGACGAGGACCTGTGCGAGCTGTTCGAGTTCCTGCGCCAGCGCCGCGTCATCTACCGGGGCACCGCGCTCATCTTCTCCAACGAGCCGGTCCGGCCGCAGATCCACCTCGAGTCGCGCCAGGACGGCGCCACCGCGCGCATCGAGCTGCTCATGCCGGATGGCACGAGCCTGTCGCTCAAGGACGCCATCCTGCTGGCGGGCATGCGCACGTACATCATCTCCGGGCAGAACCTGCTGCCGGTGGAGCCGGACCTGCCGCCGCGGCTGGTGCGCAAGTGGCTCTTGGAGCCCACCATGGCCTTCCCGGTGGGGCAGTTGGATCGGGTGCTCACGTTCTTCGCCGCCCACCTGCCGCGCTTCCAGATGGCGCTCAAGGCGGACGACATCGACGTGGACGAGTCCGTGGAGCCGCGCTTCCTGCTCACCCTGGAGGGCACCTCCGAGCGCGTGAAGGTGCAGCTCGCCGCGCGCTACGGGCAGACCACGGTCGCCGTGTCCCCCACGGCCTCGCACCTGGGCTACGCGAGCGGCGTGGGCAGCGAGGGCCGCAAGCTCTACCGGCGCCGCGAAGAGGAGGAGCGCGCCGCGGGCAAGCGCCTGCAGGACCTGGGGCTGCGCTACGATCCGCACACCCACGCGTACGACGCGAGCGGGGATGGGGCGATCGAGTTCTGGGCGCGGGGCCTCGCGTCCCTGCCGAGCAGCTGGGAGCGCTTCGGCGTGCAGGCGCCCAAGGTGCGGCTGCGGCCGAAGCTGCGGCCGCGCATCCGCGTGGGCATGAGCGGGGTGAGCTGGTTCGAGCTGGACGCCGAGTTCATCACCGATGATCAGGCGGTGGACCTGGGCGCGGTGCGCATGTGGCTCGACTCGGGCCGGCGCTTCGTGCCGCTCAAGGACGGCACCTACGCGGAGGCGGACCTCGCGGAGCTCAAGCGCGCCGCGGACCTCCTGGAGGAGGCGGGGGCGCTGCCGGGGCGCACGCGCACGCGCCTGCCGCTGCATCAGGCCGTCGCGTTGGATCTGCTCGCGGAGCTGGGCGACTACACCGAGGTGGAGACCAAGGCGCGCAAGGCGATGACCGAGCTGCGCGACACCAACGGCGTGCCCAAGGTGGCGCTGCCCGACGGACTCAACGCCACGCTGCGCCACTACCAGGAGTCGGGCCTGTCCTGGCTATGGTTCCTGCACCGCCACGGACTGTCCGGCATCCTCGCGGACGACATGGGTCTCGGAAAGACGATCCAGTCCCTGAGCCTCTTGCGCAAGGTGGCCAACGAGGAGGGCCGCAAGCCGTCGCTCGTGGTGGCGCCCACCAGCGTGCTGGCCAACTGGGAGCGCGAGGCCGAGCGCTTCACGCCGGGCCTCAAGGTCGTCGTGTGGCACGGGCAGGATCGCAAGGAGCGTGTGGAGGACCTGAAGGCCGCGGACCTCGTGCTCACCTCCTACGCTCTCGTGCGGCGCGACCTGGAGGCGCTCAGCCAGGTGGGCTTCCGCTACATCATTCTGGACGAGGCGCAGAACATCAAGAACGCGGACAGCGCCACCGCCCAGGCCTGCAAGTCGCTGCCGAGCGACACGCGACTGGCGCTCACGGGCACGCCGCTGGAGAACCGGCTCAGCGAGCTGTGGAGCCTCTTCGACTTCCTCATGCCGGGCTTTCTCGGCAGCGCCGAGGGGTTCAGCGATCGCTTCGAGCAGCCCATCCAGGTGGCCAACGACACCTCGGTGCGCGACCGTCTGCGCCGCCGCATCCAGCCCTTCATCTTGCGTCGGCTCAAGACGGAGGTCGCCAAGGACTTGCCGCCCAAGACGGAGAGCGTGGCGTGGTGCGAGATGGAGCCGGGCCAGGCGGCGCTCTACCGCGAGGTGCTCGAGGAGAGCCGCCGCAAGGTGAGCGAGTCCATCGAGAAGATGGGCTTCAAGCGCAGCCGCGTCTCCATCCTCGCCGCGCTCATGCGGCTGCGTCAGGTGTGCTGCGATCCGCGGTTGCTCAAGATGCCCCCGGGCACGCTCCTGCCCTCGAGCGCCAAGCTCGAGCGCTTCGGTCAGCTCGTGGACGACCTGGTCGCCGAGGGCCACCGCGCGCTCGTCTTCAGCCAGTTCACCGAGATGCTGGAACTGCTCAAGGGCGAGGCGGATCGGCGTGGCCTGGGCTACCTCTACCTGGATGGCCGCACGAAGGACCGCATGGGCAAGGTGGACGAGTTCAACCGTCCCGACGGCCCCCCGCTCTTCTTCATCAGCCTCAAGGCGGGTGGCACCGGCCTCAACCTCACGGCGGCCGACTACGTCATCCATTATGATCCGTGGTGGAACCCCGCCGTGGAGGACCAGGCGACGGACCGTACGCACCGCATCGGCCAGACGCGCGCCGTCATCAGCTACAAGCTGATTACCCGCGGCACGGTGGAGGAGAAGATCCTCAGCCTGCAGAAGCGCAAGAAGGAGCTGGCCGCGGGCGTGCTGGGCGCGGATGGCGACTTCGGCAAGATGTTGACCGAGCAGGACCTGGTCGACCTCTTCCATCAGGAATAG
- a CDS encoding bifunctional metallophosphatase/5'-nucleotidase codes for MSSPFRPPSLSALLLAPLLLAGCASLLGRTSPSPEPELEDEPTVTVTLLHVNDVYQFTPVDFGGRGGLARLSTLHKQVLAESPHTLFLMAGDTLGPSVESTFHKGKQMIDAWNALGLDYAVLGNHEFDFGPDVLRQRIKESRFTWLGANVMDKETRRPFADTPPFVIREVGGVKVGLFGVLLGKTKYSSKPGPNVYFTDTCAKAREVVPLMKAQGAQVIVGLTHLFVAEDKALARCAPIDVIIGGHEHILMQAVSNGTPIVKMSSEARELGRVTLHVGTRSGKLRSMDFDVLPVTPDVPEDTAFTAAMRPYDALTAELSEPVGRTSVPLDANEQANRNHETNLGSFIADAYRQAAGAQVALINGGGIRSDSVLRPGPLTRRDVLAIHPFPDSVVSIEVTGAVLLQALEHGVSRSAEEADPGRFPQVSGIHYTFDVCRPVGERIVSVNVNGEPLDARRTYTLATNSYISGGGDGYTMFKGAKYQVAPKQGRTTQEVLRAAFASAPSIVPATDGRIRRLRAGAHDVATTDEEIPISCPIGARAAH; via the coding sequence ATGTCCTCTCCGTTCCGCCCGCCGAGCCTCTCCGCCCTTCTCCTGGCCCCCCTGCTGCTCGCGGGCTGTGCCTCCCTGTTGGGACGCACGTCTCCGTCTCCCGAGCCGGAGTTGGAGGACGAGCCCACCGTCACCGTCACCCTCCTGCACGTCAACGACGTGTACCAGTTCACTCCGGTGGACTTCGGGGGCCGGGGAGGACTGGCGCGGCTGTCCACCCTGCACAAGCAGGTGCTCGCCGAGTCGCCCCACACGCTGTTCCTGATGGCCGGCGACACGCTGGGGCCCTCGGTGGAGTCCACCTTCCACAAGGGCAAGCAGATGATCGACGCGTGGAACGCCCTGGGACTGGACTACGCGGTGCTGGGCAACCACGAGTTCGACTTCGGGCCGGACGTGCTGCGCCAGCGCATCAAGGAGTCGCGCTTCACGTGGCTGGGCGCCAACGTCATGGACAAGGAGACCCGGCGCCCCTTCGCGGACACGCCGCCCTTCGTCATCCGCGAGGTGGGCGGGGTGAAGGTGGGCCTCTTCGGGGTGCTGCTGGGCAAGACGAAGTACAGCTCCAAGCCCGGGCCGAACGTGTACTTCACGGACACCTGCGCCAAGGCGCGCGAGGTGGTGCCGCTCATGAAGGCCCAGGGCGCCCAGGTGATCGTCGGGCTCACGCACCTGTTCGTGGCCGAGGACAAGGCGCTCGCGCGCTGCGCGCCCATCGACGTCATCATCGGCGGCCACGAGCACATCCTGATGCAGGCGGTGTCCAACGGCACGCCCATCGTGAAGATGTCCTCCGAGGCGCGCGAGCTGGGACGCGTCACGCTGCACGTGGGCACGCGCAGCGGCAAGCTGCGCAGCATGGACTTCGACGTGCTGCCGGTGACGCCGGACGTGCCCGAGGACACCGCCTTCACCGCCGCCATGCGCCCGTATGACGCGCTGACGGCCGAGCTGTCCGAGCCCGTGGGCCGCACCTCCGTGCCGCTCGACGCGAACGAGCAGGCCAACCGCAACCACGAGACCAACCTGGGCTCCTTCATCGCGGACGCCTACCGCCAGGCCGCGGGCGCGCAGGTGGCGCTCATCAACGGCGGAGGCATCCGCTCGGACTCGGTGCTGCGGCCCGGGCCCCTCACCCGCCGGGACGTGCTGGCCATCCACCCCTTCCCGGACTCGGTGGTGAGCATCGAGGTGACGGGCGCGGTGCTGCTCCAGGCGCTGGAGCACGGCGTGAGCCGCAGCGCCGAGGAGGCGGACCCGGGGCGCTTCCCCCAGGTCTCCGGCATCCACTACACCTTCGACGTCTGCCGGCCCGTGGGCGAGCGCATCGTGAGCGTCAACGTGAATGGCGAGCCGCTCGATGCCAGGCGCACGTACACGCTCGCCACCAACTCGTACATCTCCGGCGGCGGCGACGGGTACACCATGTTCAAGGGCGCGAAGTACCAGGTCGCCCCCAAGCAGGGACGGACCACCCAGGAGGTGCTGCGCGCCGCCTTCGCGTCCGCGCCCTCCATCGTCCCCGCCACGGACGGCCGCATCCGGCGGCTGCGCGCGGGGGCCCATGACGTGGCGACCACGGACGAGGAAATTCCCATCTCCTGCCCCATCGGCGCCCGGGCGGCGCACTAG
- a CDS encoding adenine phosphoribosyltransferase — protein sequence MSPTPPPSPFIAGHDATLLDEVKKRLRDVPDFPKPGILFKDVTPVLADPHLFHRVVDAMAAPFRGQRIDRVVAVESRGFLFGAPIALTLHAGFSPARKPGKLPWRTRTERYALEYGEDALQLHEDAVARGDRVLIVDDLLATGGTATATQRLVTALGAEVVGYSFLISLDFLPGRERLGRDKVCSLLSY from the coding sequence ATGAGTCCGACTCCCCCGCCCTCCCCCTTCATCGCCGGCCATGACGCCACCCTCCTCGACGAGGTGAAGAAGCGCCTGCGCGACGTGCCGGACTTCCCCAAGCCGGGCATCCTCTTCAAGGACGTGACGCCCGTGCTCGCCGACCCCCACCTGTTCCACCGCGTGGTGGACGCCATGGCGGCGCCCTTCCGGGGCCAGCGCATCGACCGGGTGGTGGCCGTGGAGTCGCGCGGCTTCCTGTTCGGCGCGCCCATCGCCCTCACCCTGCACGCGGGCTTCTCCCCCGCGCGCAAGCCGGGAAAGCTGCCCTGGCGCACGCGCACCGAGCGCTACGCGCTGGAGTACGGCGAGGACGCCCTGCAGTTGCACGAGGACGCGGTGGCCCGGGGGGACCGGGTGCTCATCGTGGATGATCTGCTGGCCACGGGCGGCACCGCCACGGCCACGCAGCGCCTGGTGACGGCGCTGGGCGCGGAAGTGGTGGGCTACAGCTTCCTCATCTCGCTGGACTTCCTGCCCGGACGCGAGCGCCTGGGCCGCGACAAGGTCTGCTCCCTGCTCTCCTATTGA
- a CDS encoding MBL fold metallo-hydrolase, whose product MSLSFVTLGIGDAFSALYYSSCLALEAEGQVLLVDCPHPIRKMMREASLTSGVTLDADRVSGLVLTHLHADHSSGVEGLGYFSFFVLKRKLRLLAHPDVTRRLWDGHLAAGMEDLIRTPGGEPERHGLDDYFEPLPLSTEEAVRFGPFSIECRRTYHHVPTTALRIRAGGRCLGYSADTAYDEGLIAWLGEADLVVHETNHGVHTPYAKLAALPEAVRAKMRLIHYPDGFDLATSNIEPLAQGRRYTV is encoded by the coding sequence ATGAGCCTGTCCTTCGTCACCCTCGGCATCGGCGATGCCTTCTCCGCCCTGTACTACTCCTCCTGCCTGGCGCTCGAAGCCGAGGGCCAGGTGCTGCTCGTGGACTGTCCGCACCCCATCCGCAAGATGATGCGCGAGGCCAGCCTGACCTCGGGGGTGACGCTGGACGCCGACCGCGTGTCGGGCCTCGTGCTCACCCACCTGCACGCCGACCACAGCTCGGGCGTGGAAGGGCTCGGCTACTTCTCCTTCTTCGTGCTCAAGCGGAAGCTGCGACTGCTCGCCCACCCGGACGTGACGCGCCGGCTGTGGGACGGCCACCTCGCCGCCGGCATGGAGGATCTCATCCGCACGCCCGGAGGCGAGCCCGAGCGCCATGGGCTCGACGACTACTTCGAGCCCCTGCCACTCTCCACCGAGGAGGCCGTGCGCTTCGGCCCCTTCTCCATCGAGTGCCGCCGCACCTACCACCACGTGCCCACCACGGCGCTGCGCATCCGCGCCGGCGGGCGCTGCCTCGGCTACAGCGCGGACACCGCCTATGACGAGGGGTTGATCGCCTGGCTCGGCGAGGCGGACCTCGTGGTGCACGAGACGAACCACGGCGTCCACACGCCCTACGCGAAGCTGGCGGCCCTGCCCGAGGCCGTTCGCGCGAAGATGCGGCTCATCCACTACCCGGATGGGTTCGACCTCGCGACGAGCAACATCGAACCGCTCGCCCAGGGACGCCGCTACACGGTGTGA
- a CDS encoding catalase family peroxidase: protein MEAYTGAEKGYRRAHSRGLVFRATFTPSPDARGLTTAEHFQGPPIRTLVRLSNAAGSPHAGDRVSPTRGRVLGLAVRFTLPSGGFATWAAANIPVFLVRTPEEFVQLTTAQRPEGEKRKPNPLRLLGYLATHLSTLRGIKGVAQLKPTPSFAHERFNGIHAYHLVDAHGQRRTFRYRWVPLAGPATLSEAEAAERPEQYLLDEIRERVSRERVSWDLELQLAQPGDPTHDATRAWPEDRPLVTVGRLVLERPYEDQRESEQFVFDPTGVVPGIELSDDPILRFRSQVYRESHHRRSQETKPEPKPADLGQ, encoded by the coding sequence ATGGAGGCCTATACCGGCGCCGAGAAGGGCTACCGGCGCGCCCACTCCCGGGGGCTGGTGTTCCGTGCGACGTTCACCCCCTCGCCCGACGCCCGGGGCCTGACGACGGCGGAGCACTTCCAGGGCCCTCCCATCCGCACGCTCGTGCGGCTGTCGAACGCCGCGGGCAGCCCCCACGCCGGGGATCGCGTGTCGCCCACCCGGGGCCGGGTGCTGGGCCTCGCCGTGCGCTTCACCCTGCCCTCGGGCGGGTTCGCCACCTGGGCCGCCGCCAACATCCCCGTCTTCCTCGTCCGCACGCCCGAGGAGTTCGTGCAGCTCACCACCGCCCAGCGCCCCGAGGGCGAGAAGCGCAAGCCCAACCCGCTGCGCCTGCTGGGCTACCTCGCCACGCACCTGAGCACGCTGCGCGGCATCAAGGGCGTCGCCCAGCTCAAGCCCACGCCCAGCTTCGCCCACGAGCGCTTCAACGGCATCCACGCCTACCATCTGGTGGACGCCCACGGACAGCGTCGCACCTTCCGCTACCGCTGGGTGCCCCTGGCCGGCCCCGCCACCCTGAGCGAGGCCGAGGCCGCCGAGCGCCCCGAGCAGTACCTGCTCGATGAAATCCGCGAGCGCGTTTCGCGCGAGCGCGTGTCCTGGGATCTCGAGTTGCAGCTGGCCCAGCCCGGTGATCCCACCCACGACGCCACCCGCGCCTGGCCCGAGGACCGCCCGCTGGTGACCGTCGGCCGGCTCGTGCTCGAGCGCCCCTATGAGGACCAGCGCGAGTCCGAGCAGTTCGTCTTCGATCCGACCGGCGTCGTCCCCGGCATCGAGCTGTCCGACGACCCCATCCTGCGCTTCCGCTCCCAGGTGTACCGCGAGTCCCACCACCGCCGCTCCCAGGAGACCAAGCCCGAGCCCAAGCCGGCCGACCTGGGGCAGTAG
- a CDS encoding YdcF family protein, whose protein sequence is MFIFLSKVLDLFLAPLTWALLLMAVGGALRRRRARLAVGLQVFGWLTLYVFSTEAVANALQRWVEAGVVSTYQPDTVYDAVIVLGGAVDADATERSGYPEYNPAPERIMRGFELLREGKARHVLLAAGTLDTRPEAPVEANLLARQLMMWGIEPERIVREGKSRNTRENALNSEPLIRERGWSKLLLVTSAAHMPRALGTFEAVGLHPDTLAVDVRSHAWYPHGAWWQPRASNLSVGTDALRELFGRLVYRLRGWA, encoded by the coding sequence GTGTTCATCTTCCTGTCGAAGGTGTTGGATCTGTTCCTCGCGCCCCTCACCTGGGCGCTGCTGTTGATGGCGGTGGGAGGCGCGTTGCGCCGGAGGCGGGCGCGGCTGGCGGTGGGGCTCCAGGTGTTCGGGTGGCTCACGCTGTACGTCTTCTCCACCGAGGCCGTGGCCAACGCGCTCCAGCGCTGGGTGGAAGCGGGCGTGGTGTCCACGTACCAGCCGGACACCGTCTACGACGCCGTCATCGTGCTGGGCGGGGCGGTGGACGCGGACGCCACGGAGCGCTCGGGCTATCCCGAGTACAACCCCGCGCCGGAGCGCATCATGCGGGGCTTCGAGCTGCTGCGCGAGGGCAAGGCGCGCCACGTGCTCCTGGCGGCGGGCACGCTGGACACGCGCCCGGAGGCGCCGGTGGAGGCGAACCTGCTCGCGCGCCAGTTGATGATGTGGGGGATTGAGCCCGAGCGGATCGTCCGGGAAGGCAAGAGCCGCAACACGCGCGAGAACGCGTTGAACTCCGAGCCCCTCATCCGCGAGCGGGGCTGGAGCAAGCTGCTGCTGGTGACGAGCGCGGCGCACATGCCCCGGGCGCTGGGGACCTTCGAGGCGGTGGGGCTGCATCCGGACACGCTCGCGGTGGATGTGCGCTCGCATGCCTGGTACCCGCACGGCGCCTGGTGGCAGCCCCGGGCATCCAACCTGTCGGTGGGCACGGACGCGCTGCGGGAGCTGTTCGGGCGGCTGGTGTACCGGCTGCGCGGGTGGGCGTAG